Proteins found in one Bacillota bacterium genomic segment:
- a CDS encoding restriction endonuclease translates to MAVPDFESLMLPLLRIAADDQEHRLSETIEALAQELHLSEDDRNELLPSGRQAKFDNRVGWARTYLSKAGLLVSTSRGRFRITERGLEVLANPPGDFTVGFLQQYPEFKEFYRPPSQETKEEENDRETDQTPEEILESSYQELRRSLAHEILERIKTCSPKFFEKLVVDLLVAMGYGGSRQDAGQAVGHTGDDGIDGIIKEDKLGLDIVYVQAKRWRTVVGRPIVQAFAGSLEGQRAKKGVLITTSQFSKDAREYIGKIEKKIVLIDGEQLAELMIDHDVGVTPVASYVVKRVDLDYFEED, encoded by the coding sequence ATGGCGGTCCCAGATTTCGAGAGTCTGATGCTTCCTCTCCTCAGGATTGCAGCGGACGATCAAGAACACCGCCTCAGCGAGACCATTGAAGCGCTGGCGCAGGAACTGCATCTCAGCGAAGACGATAGAAACGAACTGCTTCCAAGTGGCCGCCAGGCCAAGTTTGACAACCGAGTCGGTTGGGCCCGCACATACCTGAGCAAGGCGGGACTCCTCGTAAGCACCAGCCGGGGGCGGTTTCGCATAACGGAACGTGGACTCGAGGTGCTGGCAAATCCACCTGGCGACTTCACTGTCGGATTCCTGCAGCAGTATCCGGAGTTCAAGGAGTTTTATCGCCCGCCGTCCCAAGAGACAAAGGAAGAGGAGAACGATAGAGAGACCGATCAGACGCCTGAAGAAATACTGGAGTCAAGTTACCAAGAGCTCAGGCGCAGTCTGGCACACGAAATCCTCGAGCGTATCAAGACCTGCTCGCCGAAGTTCTTCGAAAAGCTGGTCGTGGACCTGTTAGTGGCTATGGGGTACGGCGGATCCAGGCAAGATGCGGGTCAGGCTGTCGGTCATACGGGCGATGACGGAATAGACGGCATCATTAAGGAGGACAAGCTGGGTCTAGACATAGTGTATGTCCAGGCTAAACGGTGGAGGACAGTGGTGGGGAGACCGATTGTGCAAGCCTTTGCCGGAAGTCTCGAGGGACAAAGGGCGAAAAAAGGCGTCCTCATCACGACATCTCAGTTCTCCAAGGACGCAAGGGAGTACATAGGCAAGATCGAGAAGAAGATCGTGCTGATAGACGGAGAGCAACTCGCTGAGCTGATGATAGATCATGACGTTGGGGTCACACCGGTCGCAAGCTACGTTGTGAAAAGGGTAGACCTCGACTACTTCGAGGAGGACTGA
- a CDS encoding DUF3800 domain-containing protein, with amino-acid sequence MAYTAYVEEAGDEGLGRGSRWFIVGAVIVDKSNDLAVSRCIDDIKDKLGLELTAPVHWRNVKHPSMRRFVIDRLKKEDFVISYVVCDTYDDRIKTSSLKGNGRLYAYAVIFLVERLSWFGRDRGKTVDLVLANRSNVSYDELKGYFEHIQKDPSCQVKRGVIDVGRVRCQAVRQVKLLQVADICNGACFNALEYDRFGYYDERYLLGLWNKIYRRKGNLFSYGLKFLPSGLHDEEWVRKSYPWLRCKE; translated from the coding sequence GTGGCGTACACGGCATACGTGGAGGAGGCTGGTGATGAGGGTTTGGGCCGGGGATCGAGATGGTTCATTGTTGGCGCGGTGATCGTGGATAAATCCAACGATCTCGCAGTCAGCCGCTGCATTGACGACATCAAAGACAAACTCGGTCTCGAACTGACCGCGCCTGTCCACTGGAGAAACGTGAAGCACCCAAGTATGCGGCGTTTCGTGATCGACCGTCTCAAGAAAGAAGACTTCGTCATCTCATATGTTGTATGCGATACGTACGACGATAGGATCAAGACCAGCTCTCTGAAAGGGAACGGCAGACTGTACGCGTATGCGGTGATATTCCTGGTAGAACGGCTGTCCTGGTTCGGGCGGGATCGCGGAAAGACTGTTGATTTGGTCCTCGCAAATCGGTCGAACGTGTCTTATGACGAACTCAAGGGTTATTTTGAGCACATCCAAAAGGATCCCTCATGCCAGGTCAAGAGAGGCGTGATCGATGTTGGCCGGGTGCGCTGCCAGGCGGTGCGCCAGGTGAAGCTGCTGCAAGTTGCTGACATATGCAATGGGGCTTGTTTCAACGCGTTGGAGTACGACAGGTTCGGGTATTATGACGAGAGGTACTTACTGGGACTGTGGAACAAGATCTACCGGAGGAAGGGCAATCTGTTCAGCTACGGGCTGAAGTTCCTGCCAAGTGGCCTTCATGATGAGGAGTGGGTCAGGAAGAGTTACCCGTGGCTGAGGTGCAAGGAATGA